A single window of Syntrophales bacterium DNA harbors:
- a CDS encoding reverse transcriptase domain-containing protein, protein MSARGEETLAVHGSGEPVETKLHRIAEKARNEPGFKFTSLYHLMNEELLRGCFKRLRKNAAAGIDEMTKDMYAENLEANLSNLIDRLHRMAYIPQPVRRVYIPKPGSSKQRPLGIPCFEDKLVQAGLVRILEQVYEQDFINDSYGFRPRRSCHDALKALSETVENKPINHVVEADIKGFFDNVNQEWLMKFLAHRVEDKRIQRMVKRFLKAGVAEDGSVTVSDEGTPQGGVISPLLANIYLHYALDLWFEKVYRKSCTGMARLIRFADDCVPRMH, encoded by the coding sequence ATGTCAGCGCGGGGTGAGGAAACATTGGCCGTTCACGGAAGCGGAGAGCCGGTGGAAACGAAACTGCACCGCATAGCAGAGAAGGCCCGTAATGAGCCGGGATTCAAGTTCACCAGTCTTTATCACCTGATGAATGAGGAACTGTTACGGGGATGCTTTAAGCGGCTGCGAAAAAATGCAGCCGCAGGCATTGACGAAATGACCAAGGATATGTACGCCGAGAATCTGGAAGCCAATCTGTCAAACTTGATAGATCGGTTGCACCGGATGGCGTATATACCGCAACCTGTTCGGCGCGTCTATATACCCAAGCCGGGCAGTTCCAAACAACGCCCCTTGGGGATACCGTGTTTTGAAGACAAACTTGTGCAGGCAGGGCTTGTGCGGATACTGGAGCAAGTGTACGAGCAGGATTTTATAAATGACTCGTACGGATTCCGGCCGCGACGAAGCTGTCATGATGCGCTCAAAGCCTTGAGCGAGACGGTGGAGAACAAGCCGATCAACCACGTCGTGGAGGCCGATATCAAAGGCTTTTTCGATAATGTGAATCAGGAATGGCTGATGAAATTTCTGGCGCACCGGGTTGAGGACAAGAGGATTCAACGCATGGTGAAACGATTCCTCAAGGCAGGGGTAGCGGAAGATGGAAGTGTAACGGTCAGCGACGAGGGAACGCCCCAAGGTGGGGTTATTTCTCCGCTTCTGGCAAATATCTATCTTCACTATGCCCTTGATCTCTGGTTTGAGAAGGTTTACCGCAAGAGCTGCACAGGCATGGCCCGGCTCATACGATTTGCCGATGATTGTGTGCCACGAATGCACTGA